The Luteolibacter arcticus genome includes the window GCGATGGCGGATGTGCTGGGTTCGCTACCTTGAATCGCGGGAGTCGAATCCCATCGTATCCGCGGCCTCGCCGGTGCTCGGCGCCTATGACCCGCAGCCGCTGCTGAATGCGATCCAAGGACTGCACGCCGAGTGCACCAGCGCGAATGCCCCGGCGATGCTCCACCTGTGGACGGAGCTCATCCATGGCTACGTGCTTCGCTTCGCCCAACCGCACCAGAGCGATGCCCGGCTGTGGAAGCTCTGGGACATGGTGGAAAAGTCGCTCGATCACGCGTGGTCGCTGGAGGAACTCGCGGCGCGCGCCTGCGTCTGCAAGGAGCACCTGCGCCGCCTCTGCCGCGATGAACTCGGCCGTAGCCCGATGCAGCACGTGACCTTTCTCCGGATGCAGACCGCGCGTCACCTGCTGTCCACCACGGATGAGAAGGTGGAGACGATCACAAGGATGGTGGGCTACTCGAACCCGCACACGTTTTCTAACACTTTCAAGAAATGGATCGGCTGGCGGCCGTCGGAGAACCGGCGGTGAAGTGAGGGTTCTCCGGGAGTGAATCACTGACAGCAGAACGTCTAGAAACTTGGCGACCCTGCCCGCGCGACACGTCAATTGCAGCCGAAACGCGAGGACCGAGTTCGCTGAAGCGGGTGGTTAAGCCGCGTTTTCACGGTGTCAATCTGACCGATGGACCTCCCGGGAACAGTTTCGATATGAGCGGATCAGGAAAGCCAAGCTCTACAAACCTCTGCATGGCCTCCTCGATCGCTGCCCTTGTTAGTGGTGCTGGTATCACTGCACATAGCTTCGGCCAAAACGGACTCCACTCGTCAACGCGAGCGTAGAGTCCAGGTTCCCGGGCCGCCCTGTCGCTGACACAGCACTCCAGCAGCGCAGCGTCTTCACCGAGAAGACACCAGCAGTCGGCGGTCCAAACGGCGCTGTCGGTCTCATCTGCGAATAAATGAACCGGGATATACGGCCACCCTCCAGAATGATGGTGATAAACGGCTTCTGGCGCGTAAGCCGCTCTCCGCTGGAAATCCGTAACTCGACTCTTGCGACGTTTCATCACCATGGGCACGTGACGCGGGTTCGCTGAGGCGCAAGGTTACGCCGCCTTCGTGTGGCCCTCACGATAATTTTTCCACCTCGTCTAGCATCATCAAATAATCGGGCCCGCCGCTCCACTTGCGAACGTACGGCGCCAGGAATGCCTGCCGGAAAAACGAGATGCTGAAGTAGTCGCGCCATATCTCGTGTGGCAGATTGTGGAATGCATCCGCAAGGTCCGATGCCTGCTCCCCGTGGCCGCTCGCCGCAAGCATCCGAATGTCAACGAAGGCGAGATGCAGCATGTCGCAGAGCTTTTTCTGCTGGACCTCATTTGGAGCTTTCGAGTCAGGGTGCATGGCGTGTGAAGCTCAGCGATGGCGGCCACGAGACGCGCCTATGTCGACTGGGACGGTCTGCCGCGGTTCGCAGCAGCGCGGGGTTGGGCGACTCGATCATATGTCGATGGGTCGCCAGTCGAAGAGAGCAGGAAGGCCGTCTCCTTGGTAGAATGCCCTGAACGCCTCGACCACGTCGGCCAATTGAATGAGATCACGGTGTTCTCCAGGGCTGACGTAGTCGTGCTTCTTTAGTTCGATCGGTTTCGATGAGCCGCCCGGATAGCCTGCACGATAGTGGATGTAGCCGTCGGGGGCTGTTGGGGTGAATATGCGCCATTCCAAATGGCAGCCATTGAAGCCGCGTAGCGTCTGGACGTAGGAGTAGTCTGGTGCCGCCAGGCAACAGAAGCTGTTGCCATGGCCTGGGTCCAACTCGTGGACGACTTGATTGACGAGCTGCCAAGGTGGATTGTCGCAGTGCAGTCCAGCCTCATTCTTGAGGATGAGTCCTGCGGAGGTAACCCAGGGCACCGCTTTTGGCTTTGGTAGTTCGGCAGTTTTCACGGGACGCGCCGGTGGCAGGTGCCTTTCCGGGATTTCATGAGAAGAAGGTACGAGTGCCAAGGGCCCGGCGGCAAGGAAGCTTTGCGGCGGGCAATCTGTTCAAGGGAACTCATTGGCGGTTCTCCTGGATGGAAGCCGGGATTCACGCGGAGCCGGATTGGCCGCTGCGGGCCTACGGAAAACCGCTGGTGAAATCCACAATCCCGTATCGCGTTTGCTGCGCGAGCTAGAACCGGCTTTGTTCCCGTAGTAGTGGAGACGACCAACCCATGAGAGCGACCCTTGCCGCGATTCTTTGTACCGCTTGGATGACTGCCACCCAAGCGGCTCCGCCTCCGATGTTCGTGCAGGAGGGCGTGGTCGAGGGCGCGCCTTCGCAGGCTGGCTTCCCGACGGCTGCGGACTTGGCGAAGGCGAAGGTGATCCTGCTCGGTGCCGGTGAGCGCTGGACCGATGACCAGCGAAAGTCGATCGAGGGCTATGTGGAGAAGGGCG containing:
- a CDS encoding helix-turn-helix transcriptional regulator produces the protein MFAPETQLSRRSVIRADVSDDRDWLSGSPVCALLAQHHIAHAGILEAEPTFEMSRPDQSGTFMLACFGGSGLVKADGQWRKVTAGQACLLPPFVTNAMKTTGRERWRMCWVRYLESRESNPIVSAASPVLGAYDPQPLLNAIQGLHAECTSANAPAMLHLWTELIHGYVLRFAQPHQSDARLWKLWDMVEKSLDHAWSLEELAARACVCKEHLRRLCRDELGRSPMQHVTFLRMQTARHLLSTTDEKVETITRMVGYSNPHTFSNTFKKWIGWRPSENRR